The following are encoded together in the Segatella copri genome:
- a CDS encoding RNA-directed DNA polymerase, with translation MVNESLNYNYNSCSISLLVAGSMQSGSGFIYVTPPTCDYNYIITAKHIFQEGNSTVAINRLSDITVKRYLLESKLEELIVKQASLANRLYCSDKMDLAILKIDKEWMPKAKRIYVRNIMDVENESLCESVSFPTILRDERTKLTFEVKDNEQFCLRLKDAVKDIAHFSAISGSGIFLKSAPYLIGVIASYRLQNFELNEICVSKIDWGIVNLDLKARKWFQLEMNESKYSKISDNREIINIGDVLVNGVSFDFYRGIDNLGYDLRDDWFFDPLHYADMCNKAFVLEYFSIQENRINYKAEKMPIAYLPKKTLILRKAMIGRFIDRLVYTSLLQILGPAIDRNLSPYVFSARYNKENVPGLIVNGVQQWIKMNYLIKDWIEEGKGCLVKVDLLNYYDTNNKEILIRLLYEIASSNEEKKAVVFLNGFLQQIDEPENKVGIPQNCDASSLLATFYVSHVDEFMLSRALNYCRFMDDIYFVAADVYEARHLLQLMEKELRSIGLALNAQKVEFISLDDQEKTFRFRENIYSYDHTKQMIYVLMRSHQKARRMNAMAKLMEEVNQALFNRNAQDIDRAERSLKFCLHILSTCPIKLYTGWEGFLNALLELVDMQENDPSLTPLLCQILASLSKARDISNIKEKIAASLMKGHFTYEWQTYNLWMLLAYLKYQTPELLKYAAQQIDSNDETRRIEVAAIMIYMATIKPKYNRILLHKLRNGQIHGYVQQRCALIACRAIESEAIDDAVKAVLPSDLQVCHSFLNKHKERGLIYFHRISSTYLKSSSSLFPEFYSGL, from the coding sequence ATGGTAAACGAATCTTTGAACTATAATTATAACTCTTGTAGTATATCTCTGTTAGTAGCTGGATCTATGCAAAGCGGATCTGGTTTTATCTATGTAACTCCACCTACCTGTGATTACAATTACATCATAACGGCGAAACATATATTCCAGGAGGGTAATTCAACTGTTGCAATTAATAGGCTAAGTGATATTACCGTAAAGAGGTATTTACTTGAGTCTAAGTTAGAAGAGCTTATAGTGAAGCAAGCTTCTTTGGCAAACAGATTGTATTGCTCGGATAAAATGGATTTAGCCATCTTGAAGATTGACAAGGAATGGATGCCTAAAGCTAAAAGAATATATGTCCGGAATATTATGGATGTAGAAAATGAATCTTTGTGTGAATCGGTATCCTTTCCAACAATATTGAGGGATGAGCGAACTAAGCTGACTTTTGAAGTAAAAGACAATGAGCAGTTTTGCTTGAGATTAAAGGATGCTGTTAAAGACATAGCCCATTTTAGTGCGATTTCTGGATCTGGAATATTCTTGAAATCTGCTCCATATCTGATTGGAGTGATTGCTTCATATAGGCTACAAAACTTTGAGCTGAATGAGATTTGCGTGTCTAAAATAGACTGGGGAATCGTTAACTTAGATCTGAAAGCACGTAAATGGTTTCAGCTGGAAATGAATGAGTCGAAATATTCAAAGATTTCAGATAATAGAGAAATCATCAATATAGGCGATGTTCTGGTTAATGGGGTTTCATTTGATTTCTACAGAGGTATAGATAATCTTGGATATGATTTGAGAGATGATTGGTTTTTCGATCCTTTGCATTATGCTGATATGTGTAATAAGGCATTTGTTCTTGAATATTTCTCAATTCAAGAAAATCGAATAAACTATAAGGCTGAAAAAATGCCAATAGCTTATTTGCCTAAAAAAACACTTATCTTAAGAAAGGCTATGATAGGTAGATTCATAGACCGCCTTGTTTACACTTCTTTACTGCAAATCCTAGGTCCTGCTATAGATAGAAACTTGAGCCCTTATGTCTTTTCGGCTAGATATAATAAGGAGAATGTTCCAGGCTTGATAGTAAATGGGGTCCAGCAGTGGATAAAAATGAATTATCTTATCAAGGATTGGATTGAGGAAGGAAAAGGCTGCCTGGTTAAAGTTGATTTACTCAATTATTATGATACAAACAACAAGGAAATTCTCATCAGGTTATTATATGAGATAGCTAGTTCAAATGAAGAAAAAAAAGCAGTAGTTTTTTTAAATGGGTTCTTACAGCAGATTGATGAGCCTGAAAACAAGGTGGGGATTCCGCAAAACTGTGACGCTTCTTCGTTGTTGGCAACTTTCTATGTAAGCCATGTTGATGAATTTATGCTATCAAGAGCTCTGAATTATTGTAGGTTTATGGATGATATCTACTTCGTTGCAGCTGATGTTTACGAAGCTAGGCATCTGCTACAACTTATGGAGAAAGAATTGCGTTCTATCGGCTTGGCCCTAAATGCTCAAAAAGTGGAATTCATAAGCTTAGATGACCAGGAAAAAACTTTTCGTTTCAGGGAGAACATTTATTCTTATGATCACACCAAGCAAATGATTTATGTGCTAATGCGCAGTCATCAAAAGGCAAGACGTATGAACGCAATGGCTAAACTAATGGAGGAGGTGAATCAGGCATTGTTTAATAGAAATGCGCAAGACATTGATAGAGCAGAAAGATCGCTGAAATTCTGTTTGCATATACTTAGTACTTGTCCAATTAAACTATATACAGGTTGGGAGGGATTTCTTAATGCTCTGCTTGAACTTGTAGATATGCAAGAGAATGATCCTTCTTTAACACCATTGTTGTGTCAAATACTGGCTTCATTAAGTAAGGCTAGAGATATCAGTAACATAAAGGAAAAGATAGCTGCTTCTCTGATGAAAGGACATTTTACTTATGAATGGCAAACATACAATCTGTGGATGTTATTGGCGTATCTCAAATATCAGACTCCAGAATTACTAAAGTATGCAGCCCAGCAGATTGATTCTAATGATGAAACTAGAAGAATAGAAGTTGCTGCTATTATGATTTATATGGCAACAATCAAGCCTAAATACAATAGAATCTTATTGCATAAATTGAGAAATGGGCAAATTCATGGTTATGTTCAGCAACGATGTGCGTTGATTGCATGTCGGGCTATTGAGAGTGAGGCGATAGATGATGCGGTAAAAGCTGTACTTCCTAGCGATTTACAGGTATGCCATTCTTTCTTGAATAAGCATAAAGAAAGAGGCTTAATCTATTTTCATCGTATTAGTTCTACTTATCTAAAAAGTAGTAGTAGTTTGTTTCCTGAATTTTATTCTGGCTTATGA
- a CDS encoding ComEC/Rec2 family competence protein: MTITFLQAYNGDAIHIEHDGHHVIIDGGPKCEELESLVGEIVANHEIIDLLIITHYDEDHILGIYKILSKLSSTVSLKNMIGEVWFNATKIGAKGNPYMLSANQALKMGKLLIRNDVNWISEVQTGKQFNIGNDGWLEVIYGGEIFEINAENTNLSSVYCDWKSTFQVLEPFVDDKVKDVSPVNAQSMILVLHIGKDKQVLLTGDATPDKLFAALGEYLEKGNSNCFELIKLPHHGSYRNLTKDILEQVVCFDYVICSNGDRYYLPDKKALMKIFKWGRKKATEKIRIHLNYYADLFPKLNISEQDMQNNHFFCDGKRIFEL, translated from the coding sequence ATGACTATTACTTTTTTGCAAGCTTATAATGGCGATGCCATTCACATAGAACACGATGGGCACCATGTTATAATCGATGGTGGACCAAAGTGTGAGGAGTTGGAGTCGTTGGTTGGGGAAATTGTAGCTAATCACGAAATCATCGATTTGCTAATAATTACTCATTACGATGAAGACCATATATTGGGAATTTATAAAATCTTATCAAAACTGTCCTCAACAGTATCGCTAAAAAATATGATTGGCGAAGTGTGGTTTAATGCAACTAAAATAGGGGCTAAAGGAAATCCATATATGTTATCAGCCAATCAGGCATTGAAAATGGGAAAATTGCTTATACGAAATGATGTAAATTGGATTTCCGAAGTGCAAACAGGTAAGCAATTCAATATTGGAAATGATGGATGGTTGGAAGTGATTTATGGAGGTGAAATATTTGAAATAAACGCTGAAAATACCAACTTAAGTAGTGTTTATTGTGATTGGAAAAGTACATTTCAAGTTCTGGAACCTTTTGTTGATGACAAAGTAAAGGATGTATCTCCTGTAAATGCTCAATCAATGATATTGGTTCTACATATCGGCAAAGACAAACAGGTGCTTTTAACGGGTGATGCTACTCCTGATAAATTGTTTGCTGCTCTCGGAGAATATCTGGAAAAGGGAAACTCTAATTGTTTTGAGCTAATCAAGCTTCCTCATCACGGCAGCTACAGAAATTTAACAAAGGATATTCTAGAGCAGGTTGTTTGTTTTGACTATGTGATTTGCTCTAATGGGGATAGATATTATTTGCCTGATAAAAAGGCTTTAATGAAGATTTTCAAGTGGGGGCGAAAAAAGGCGACCGAAAAAATTCGAATTCATCTTAATTACTATGCAGACTTGTTTCCAAAACTGAATATTTCGGAACAAGATATGCAAAATAATCATTTCTTCTGTGATGGTAAACGAATCTTTGAACTATAA
- the tnpB gene encoding IS66 family insertion sequence element accessory protein TnpB, whose translation MKQWIMTGSSSTRRTIVFYSKDYRKVKILHYDINGWVLCSKWFTDGKFLKPLNFRKSKLYSKILICVTDCNIVGMQYWRYIRF comes from the coding sequence ATGAAGCAGTGGATTATGACTGGCTCATCCAGTACAAGAAGAACTATCGTCTTTTATTCCAAGGACTATCGTAAGGTAAAAATCTTGCATTATGATATAAATGGTTGGGTTCTTTGCTCGAAGTGGTTTACTGACGGTAAGTTTCTCAAGCCGTTAAATTTTAGAAAATCAAAACTTTATTCAAAAATACTGATATGTGTTACTGATTGTAATATAGTAGGGATGCAGTATTGGCGATATATAAGATTCTGA
- a CDS encoding MFS transporter, which translates to MTKPSIFRYEGHNYLVPFLIISSLFFMWGFAHGILEVLNPHFQESFHISKAMSALTQTAVYGAYFLMALPAGWIIRKWGYRRGVITGLVLFGIGALMFIPGSRINSFYFFVLSLFVIGCGLTCLETSANPYTTVLGHPDKAESRINLSQSLNGIGWIVGPLVGGQLLFSGVNIAIPYALVGIFVLSVALVLLVCAILTFVATLIVVVCSGTLSLIAFFALYLGESIMFPTIFSLALRDAGTKTKLASSLLIMTIVGGAVAPVIMGYIADTTGSMAIAFLIPLVCYGVIGGYALSKRHVPL; encoded by the coding sequence ATGACGAAGCCATCCATCTTCAGATACGAAGGGCATAACTATCTGGTGCCCTTCCTCATTATCAGCAGCCTCTTCTTCATGTGGGGCTTTGCTCATGGCATCCTGGAAGTGCTGAATCCGCATTTCCAGGAGTCGTTCCATATCAGCAAGGCGATGTCGGCCCTGACGCAGACTGCTGTCTATGGTGCCTACTTTCTGATGGCACTGCCTGCCGGATGGATTATCCGGAAGTGGGGCTACAGGAGGGGAGTGATAACAGGACTGGTTCTCTTCGGTATCGGTGCTCTTATGTTCATACCGGGAAGCAGGATCAACAGTTTCTACTTCTTCGTTCTGTCGCTGTTTGTGATAGGATGCGGACTGACGTGTCTGGAAACGAGTGCGAATCCTTATACTACGGTACTGGGACATCCTGACAAGGCGGAGAGCAGAATCAACCTGTCGCAGTCGCTCAATGGTATCGGCTGGATTGTGGGACCGCTGGTTGGCGGACAGCTTCTGTTCTCGGGTGTCAACATCGCCATTCCTTATGCCCTGGTGGGTATCTTCGTGCTTTCTGTGGCACTGGTGCTACTGGTCTGTGCCATCCTCACCTTTGTAGCCACATTGATAGTGGTGGTATGTAGCGGAACCTTATCTCTCATTGCGTTCTTCGCCCTGTATCTGGGAGAGAGCATCATGTTTCCGACTATCTTCTCGCTGGCATTGAGGGATGCGGGTACAAAGACCAAACTTGCCTCTTCATTGCTTATCATGACGATAGTGGGTGGTGCGGTTGCTCCAGTAATCATGGGGTATATAGCGGATACTACGGGCAGTATGGCGATTGCCTTTCTCATACCGCTGGTATGTTATGGGGTGATTGGAGGGTATGCGTTATCGAAACGCCACGTTCCTCTTTAA
- a CDS encoding nucleotidyltransferase family protein: MNDITAIFAFLKYCLGSKEDMSRVIACMNWQELYSFASKQALLGLCFDGIERLGKEYPEELKQNPIGRELLMTWMGKAQQIRRQNMKVNAVAGKLFAMLRVDGMRCCVLKGQGNALMYPNPYSRTPGDIDVWIDASRERIMKYAQKKFELEDDIRLQHLETSLDGVPVELHFFPCSMNNPIYHARLQKWFKRNADLQCSHIVGLPDGAGDIAIPTTAFNVVYQLTHLYHHFFDEGIGMRQIIDYYYVVSMLNVNCEMLTWLPKKLKYLGLWKFAGAVMYVLHEVLGLSEDKMIVPMDEKRGRLLLAEILDGGNFGRHFTKYAGFTHQSMGKKYFLKIWRNMHFVRYYPAEALCEPLFRTWHFFWRLKYKK, encoded by the coding sequence ATGAATGATATAACTGCAATTTTCGCTTTCCTGAAGTATTGCCTTGGAAGTAAGGAGGATATGAGTAGGGTGATAGCTTGTATGAACTGGCAGGAGCTGTATTCTTTTGCTTCTAAGCAGGCGTTGCTGGGGCTATGTTTTGATGGGATTGAGAGATTGGGGAAGGAATATCCTGAGGAGTTGAAGCAGAACCCGATAGGGAGGGAACTGCTGATGACTTGGATGGGTAAGGCGCAACAGATTCGCAGACAGAACATGAAGGTGAATGCTGTGGCAGGTAAGCTCTTCGCTATGCTGAGAGTGGATGGGATGAGGTGCTGTGTCCTAAAAGGACAGGGAAATGCCTTGATGTATCCGAATCCTTATTCCCGTACTCCTGGAGATATTGATGTTTGGATTGATGCTAGTAGGGAGAGGATTATGAAATATGCTCAAAAGAAGTTTGAACTGGAAGATGATATCAGACTGCAGCATCTGGAGACTTCCTTGGATGGTGTGCCTGTGGAGTTGCATTTCTTTCCTTGCTCCATGAATAATCCTATCTATCATGCTAGATTGCAGAAGTGGTTCAAACGGAATGCGGATCTGCAATGCTCGCATATTGTGGGGCTGCCCGATGGGGCAGGGGATATTGCTATACCAACGACGGCATTTAATGTTGTTTATCAGCTGACGCATCTATATCACCATTTCTTTGATGAAGGGATTGGAATGAGGCAAATCATTGACTACTACTATGTGGTATCAATGTTAAATGTTAACTGTGAAATGTTAACTTGGTTGCCGAAGAAATTGAAGTATTTGGGATTGTGGAAGTTTGCAGGGGCGGTGATGTATGTGCTGCATGAGGTGCTTGGATTGTCTGAGGATAAGATGATAGTGCCAATGGATGAGAAGCGTGGGAGGTTGCTGTTGGCAGAGATTCTGGATGGTGGTAACTTCGGTAGGCACTTTACGAAGTATGCTGGGTTTACGCATCAGAGTATGGGGAAGAAGTATTTCCTGAAAATATGGAGGAATATGCATTTCGTAAGATATTATCCTGCAGAAGCGCTTTGTGAACCATTGTTCCGTACTTGGCACTTCTTCTGGAGGCTAAAATATAAAAAATAA
- a CDS encoding HNH endonuclease yields MTEEEDYIVQNPYQPTEKEKLAIEELVNKGLDSGDWNSKKTGITEFKNHMREHMYYEQNCRCAYCRTELPIACCFLQREHIVPKAPHPQWMFEPRNLCFACDKCNNFKGDKEVLRNRYAVAYPSDSKDFLIVNPFLDKYSDHIELKDGIIYIGKTKKGRFTIDTCQLFRPDLALERAKKKMETENPDTVRTQLLALLSSLPILDEEKSKALENFGKVVKIYKQKHRD; encoded by the coding sequence ATGACCGAAGAGGAAGACTACATTGTGCAAAATCCGTATCAGCCTACAGAGAAAGAAAAACTTGCTATTGAGGAACTAGTAAATAAAGGACTTGATTCTGGAGATTGGAATTCTAAAAAGACTGGTATAACTGAATTTAAGAATCATATGCGTGAACACATGTACTATGAACAGAACTGCAGATGTGCTTATTGTCGTACAGAATTGCCTATAGCTTGTTGTTTCTTGCAGCGTGAACACATCGTTCCGAAAGCTCCACATCCTCAATGGATGTTCGAACCTCGCAATCTATGTTTTGCTTGTGATAAATGCAATAATTTTAAGGGAGATAAAGAGGTATTGAGAAATCGATATGCAGTTGCTTATCCATCTGATAGCAAAGATTTCTTGATTGTTAATCCCTTTCTCGATAAATATTCAGACCATATTGAGCTTAAGGATGGTATTATATATATTGGGAAAACAAAGAAGGGGCGTTTTACAATTGATACTTGTCAACTCTTTAGGCCTGATTTGGCTTTGGAAAGGGCAAAGAAAAAGATGGAGACGGAAAATCCAGATACTGTTCGTACACAATTACTTGCTTTGTTGTCATCATTGCCTATCTTGGATGAGGAAAAAAGTAAAGCTTTGGAGAATTTTGGGAAAGTCGTAAAAATATATAAACAGAAACATCGGGATTGA
- a CDS encoding ATP-binding protein, protein MDFIKLIEKSVEKNVSDSAPKSPLKILGTIALDEYGSPGRAKRDMGISSNSFTKAIENYTALEEPQYKEDSKNFWVEELILLTPQGKATRLPIASFGCQDKVPLYSVLIGCNGVGKSTLLKEMVDFFVDLHAYINNFKQKMSSANKARLKGVKYHIDGVCCEVIRIGRTFLAKIDNRLLASKKLRVPTIVACNFGAFDKFPVQKVNGSSQTRYDVPYYKYVGAHVNGNMISSSAIAFRLLFALKENMDDRQRQNLSSILDFIGYDHTITLNYSIVLKSKKNGSVYDYVLQHVQKDKEYSKLTSEQRSNKVRELYDFYKNKEFAKQPTYNYDIDIDQNSLAANEDLNYIYKLKQYDLVQAASVVFYKNGTQIASEEMSSGEFAMLSMVLSISTAASDLHTLILIDEPELSLHPNWQMTIIDNLDRALKNQVCHLLIATHSHMLVSDLPMNRSSVSQWEKDKDGNLIANRIEENTYGWSAEEVLLKVFKTATDRNRYFGERIAKLLEQMGNDTITKEAVADELDDLQEISQHLSDVDPMKMVLNTIIDAYK, encoded by the coding sequence TTGGATTTTATAAAGTTGATTGAAAAGAGTGTAGAGAAGAATGTATCTGATAGTGCTCCCAAATCTCCTCTGAAAATTCTTGGGACTATAGCTTTAGACGAATATGGTTCTCCTGGTCGTGCTAAAAGAGATATGGGAATTTCTAGTAATAGCTTCACGAAAGCGATAGAGAATTATACGGCTCTTGAAGAACCTCAATATAAAGAGGACAGCAAAAACTTCTGGGTTGAGGAACTGATATTGCTAACACCACAGGGGAAAGCGACACGCTTACCAATAGCTTCTTTTGGTTGCCAAGATAAAGTTCCTCTTTACTCTGTATTGATAGGTTGTAATGGCGTTGGCAAGAGTACCTTGTTAAAGGAAATGGTGGATTTCTTTGTAGACCTGCATGCTTATATCAATAATTTTAAGCAGAAAATGTCATCTGCTAATAAGGCGAGGCTCAAAGGCGTTAAGTATCATATTGATGGTGTCTGTTGTGAGGTGATAAGAATCGGTAGAACTTTTCTTGCCAAGATTGACAACAGGTTGCTGGCTTCAAAGAAACTGCGCGTTCCTACTATCGTTGCATGCAATTTTGGCGCATTCGATAAGTTTCCTGTTCAAAAGGTGAATGGCTCTTCTCAAACCAGGTATGATGTACCATATTATAAATATGTAGGGGCTCATGTTAATGGAAATATGATTTCATCCTCTGCTATTGCTTTTCGGTTATTGTTCGCTTTGAAGGAGAACATGGACGATAGACAGCGGCAAAATTTATCATCTATCTTGGATTTCATAGGATATGATCACACTATAACTTTGAATTACTCCATAGTTTTAAAATCCAAGAAAAATGGTAGCGTATATGATTATGTTCTTCAGCATGTGCAAAAAGACAAAGAATACAGCAAACTTACATCTGAGCAAAGGAGTAACAAAGTTAGGGAACTCTATGATTTTTACAAGAACAAGGAGTTTGCCAAGCAACCTACGTATAACTATGATATAGATATTGATCAAAATTCATTGGCTGCAAATGAAGATTTGAATTATATATATAAGTTGAAGCAATATGATTTGGTTCAAGCAGCAAGTGTTGTATTCTATAAGAATGGAACACAGATTGCTTCTGAAGAAATGAGTTCAGGTGAGTTTGCTATGCTTTCTATGGTGCTTAGTATTTCCACAGCAGCAAGTGATTTGCATACGTTAATTCTCATAGATGAGCCAGAGCTGAGCCTTCACCCTAATTGGCAGATGACAATCATCGATAACCTTGACAGGGCATTGAAAAATCAGGTGTGTCATCTGTTGATAGCCACACATAGTCATATGCTTGTATCTGATTTACCTATGAACAGATCTTCTGTTTCTCAGTGGGAAAAGGATAAAGATGGTAATCTTATAGCCAATCGAATAGAAGAAAATACTTATGGGTGGTCGGCAGAAGAAGTGCTTCTTAAAGTTTTCAAGACGGCAACCGATAGAAACCGATATTTCGGCGAGCGTATAGCCAAGCTTTTAGAACAGATGGGTAATGATACAATTACTAAAGAGGCTGTAGCAGATGAATTGGATGACCTACAGGAAATTTCACAGCATTTAAGTGATGTGGATCCGATGAAAATGGTTCTGAACACAATTATAGACGCATATAAATGA
- a CDS encoding IS1380-like element IS942 family transposase: MAKIQIKSEKLTPFGGIFSIMEQFDALLAQTIDSTLGLRCTMFGYQYSEILRSLMCVYLCGGSCIEDVTTHLMKHLSLHPTLRTCSADTILRAIEELTFKSITYKSASGKSYDFNTADKMNCLLVNALLATGQLKSGQEYDFDFDHQFIETEKYDAKPTYKKFLGYSPGVAVINDMIVGIENRDGNTNVRFNQKETLERIFKRLEASEIYISRARMDCGSCSEEIVDMVEAHCRHFYIRANRCSSFYDSMFALTGWKTVEINGIEFELNSILVEKWKGKPYRLVIQRQRRIDGDLDIWEGEYTYRCILTNDYKSSARDIVEFYNLRGGKERIFDDMNNDFGWNRLPKSFMAQNTVFLLMTALIRNFYKAIMQRLKTHEFGLRATSRIKTFVFKFISVPAKWIKTSRRHVLNIYSDNNAYANLFKTDFG; this comes from the coding sequence ATGGCAAAGATACAAATAAAATCTGAGAAACTCACTCCTTTTGGGGGAATTTTTTCGATTATGGAGCAATTTGATGCTCTTTTAGCTCAAACCATAGATTCCACCTTGGGATTGAGATGCACTATGTTTGGTTATCAATATAGCGAGATTCTACGCTCTCTGATGTGCGTATATCTTTGTGGTGGCTCATGTATTGAGGATGTTACAACTCACCTGATGAAACATTTGTCTCTTCATCCAACTCTTCGCACTTGCAGCGCAGACACCATATTACGTGCTATCGAAGAACTGACTTTTAAGAGCATCACCTATAAGTCTGCTTCTGGCAAATCCTATGATTTCAATACTGCAGACAAGATGAACTGCTTACTGGTCAATGCCCTGCTTGCTACTGGTCAATTGAAATCCGGTCAAGAGTATGATTTTGACTTTGACCATCAGTTCATTGAAACAGAGAAGTATGATGCAAAACCAACCTACAAGAAGTTCTTGGGCTATAGTCCAGGTGTAGCTGTCATTAACGACATGATTGTTGGTATTGAAAATAGAGACGGCAACACAAACGTGCGCTTCAACCAAAAAGAAACTTTGGAAAGAATCTTCAAGCGATTGGAGGCTTCGGAAATATATATTTCTCGTGCCCGCATGGATTGCGGCTCATGTTCGGAGGAAATCGTAGATATGGTAGAGGCTCATTGCAGGCATTTTTATATTCGTGCCAACAGATGCTCTTCTTTCTACGATTCCATGTTTGCCTTAACTGGATGGAAAACTGTTGAAATCAACGGTATTGAGTTTGAGTTGAATTCTATCCTTGTTGAGAAATGGAAAGGAAAACCGTATCGTCTTGTCATACAGAGACAAAGGCGAATAGATGGAGACCTTGACATTTGGGAAGGCGAATATACCTACAGATGTATACTGACTAACGATTACAAGTCGAGTGCAAGAGACATCGTGGAATTCTACAATCTTCGTGGTGGCAAGGAACGCATCTTCGATGACATGAACAATGACTTTGGCTGGAATCGATTGCCAAAATCGTTCATGGCACAGAATACTGTATTCCTGCTTATGACAGCTCTCATCAGAAACTTCTACAAAGCTATTATGCAGAGATTGAAAACCCATGAATTTGGATTGCGTGCCACCAGCAGAATCAAGACCTTTGTTTTCAAGTTCATCTCTGTTCCTGCGAAATGGATTAAGACATCACGTAGGCATGTATTGAACATTTACTCAGACAACAATGCTTATGCCAACCTGTTCAAGACAGACTTTGGTTAA
- a CDS encoding AAA family ATPase — protein sequence MITKIELKGFKSYVDYTFELKPLTILTGLNSSGKSSVIQAIRIMDNMSSRENGGSHVWNLGLGSDSELINPNCKNFQISAWKNHRHEEAWFSYNSSKSRNKLWPMPSCIYVAADRMGATSTIPIYEDEALGGRGENVLRRIDYFRDEQLPELLRGDAEGTTLNYVLRYWLQKISPGVKFDYRIEEKADVSYSLYDNHRSANVGYGLSYSLPVIVALLTSTLETGSIVLIENPEAHLHPQGQAEMARLICLCVEAGAQVVVETHSDHLFDGVRIYARESENHFASKVATFWCQLDDSRNTQVDRCQIQENGRLDHWPEHMFDQFLLDSEKLL from the coding sequence ATGATTACAAAAATAGAATTAAAAGGGTTTAAGTCCTATGTGGATTATACATTTGAATTGAAACCACTAACTATATTGACTGGTTTGAATAGTAGTGGCAAGAGTTCTGTCATACAAGCTATAAGAATAATGGATAACATGAGCAGCCGAGAGAATGGCGGTTCTCATGTCTGGAATCTTGGGCTTGGATCGGATTCTGAGCTTATAAATCCAAATTGCAAGAATTTCCAAATTTCGGCCTGGAAAAATCATCGGCATGAGGAGGCTTGGTTTTCGTATAACAGTTCTAAGTCGAGAAACAAATTATGGCCTATGCCAAGTTGTATATATGTTGCTGCAGATAGAATGGGTGCTACTTCTACCATTCCCATATATGAAGATGAAGCACTTGGAGGACGGGGTGAGAACGTTCTGAGACGTATAGATTATTTCAGGGATGAGCAGCTACCTGAATTGTTGCGTGGAGATGCTGAGGGAACCACTTTGAATTATGTTTTGAGATATTGGCTACAAAAAATATCTCCAGGGGTGAAATTTGATTATCGTATTGAAGAGAAGGCTGATGTGTCTTATTCTTTATATGACAATCACCGTTCTGCTAATGTGGGATATGGATTGAGCTATTCCTTACCTGTCATTGTAGCATTGCTAACTTCAACTTTGGAAACTGGATCTATTGTGTTGATTGAGAATCCTGAAGCGCATCTTCATCCACAAGGACAGGCAGAGATGGCTCGTTTGATTTGTCTTTGTGTTGAAGCCGGTGCACAGGTAGTTGTAGAAACGCATAGTGATCATTTGTTTGATGGCGTTAGAATCTATGCCAGAGAGAGTGAGAATCATTTTGCAAGTAAAGTTGCAACATTCTGGTGTCAGTTGGATGATAGCCGAAATACACAAGTAGACAGATGTCAAATCCAGGAAAATGGCAGATTGGATCATTGGCCTGAGCATATGTTCGACCAGTTCTTGTTGGATTCTGAAAAATTGCTGTAA